A single genomic interval of Panthera uncia isolate 11264 chromosome A1 unlocalized genomic scaffold, Puncia_PCG_1.0 HiC_scaffold_17, whole genome shotgun sequence harbors:
- the PRSS38 gene encoding serine protease 38, whose product MASQPSVPHAVLGASLPAAPSLILLLLLLPPTRVAAIAHGHPRIKGVSLNRDVACGHHYIQGKIVGGVDVPERKWPWQVSVHYAGFHVCGGSIIDEYWILSAAHCFQKEKNTEAFDMYVGLVDLRVAGNHTQWFEVNKVIIHPTYEVYHPIGGDIALVQLKSRIVFSDSVLPVCVAPPDVNLQNVICWATGWGVISQQGHTSDKLQEAQMPLISLPLCQLLYGHLSYIMMDMLCAGDIKNMKTVCEGDSGGPLVCEFNHTWLQVGVVSWGRGCTYPMYPAVYARVSYFSKWIHYHIEHTPLPLQPLPTLSSMLCATLSVPVTMLAVLLML is encoded by the exons ATGGCTTCCCAGCCATCTGTCCCTCATGCTGTGCTTGGAGCCTCGCTGCCTGCAGCCCCCAGCCTCATCCTGCTCCTactcctcctgccccccacccgaGTTGCAGCCATAGCCCACGGACACCCCAGGATCAAGGGTGTCTCCTTGAACCGAGACGTGG CCTGTGGCCATCATTACATACAGGGGAAGATTGTGGGGGGCGTGGATGTCCCAGAGAGGAAGTGGCCATGGCAGGTCAGCGTGCACTATGCAGGCTTCCACGTCTGCGGAGGGTCCATCATCGATGAGTACTGGATCCTGTCAGCAGCCCACTGCTTCCAGAA AGAGAAGAACACTGAAGCATTTGATATGTACGTGGGCCTTGTGGACCTCAGGGTTGCAGGCAATCACACCCAGTGGTTCGAGGTGAACAAGGTGATCATTCACCCTACGTATGAAGTGTACCACCCTATTGGAGGAGACATTGCCCTGGTGCAGCTGAAATCTCGCATTGTGTTTTCTGACTCTGTGCTCCCAGTCTGCGTCGCACCCCCAGATGTGAACCTTCAGAATGTCATTTGCTGGGCTACAGGATGGGGAGTCATCTCCCAACAAG GCCACACCTCAGACAAGCTGCAGGAGGCACAGATGCCCCTGATCTCACTGCCCCTGTGCCAGCTGCTCTACGGACACCTGTCATATATTATGATGGACATGCTGTGTGCCGGGGACATCAAGAACATGAAGACTGTGTGCGAG GGTGACTCTGGTGGCCCACTCGTCTGTGAATTCAACCACACCTGGTTGCAGGTTGGAGTGGTGAGCTGGGGCCGTGGCTGCACATACCCTATGTATCCTGCAGTTTATGCGCGGGTCTCCTATTTCTCAAAGTGGATCCATTATCACATAGAGCACACACCCCTGCCTCTTCAGccactccccaccctctcctccatgCTATGCGCCACCCTCAGTGTCCCTGTGACCATGCTGGCTGTCCTATTAATGTTGTGA